The Aspergillus luchuensis IFO 4308 DNA, chromosome 4, nearly complete sequence DNA window aataaacgAAATCTGTCATGGCAAGCGACGTGACTGAGATACATGACATAGTTTTACTGACTTTATTTGTTACATGTGAACCAAGTTTGTTTAGtttgtttattttatttattttatttattttatttattttatttattttatttattttatttattttatttattttatttattttatttattttatttattttatttattttatttattttatttattttatttattttattttgtttaatattctaatttagATGCACCGAATGAGATACGTTTGATTGGCTCCCACAGTAGGCATAATAGAATGTGGACTCTGACCATAGGGTTAGAGTGACAACAGTGTTGGTGCCGGCACCAATAAGCTATCTGCTGGTGCTTGCTGAATGTTCCACTTATAACATCACTCCTTAAGACGCACTAAGAACGTATTCGGACATTAGGTTAGGTCACTAGGTGTTTCCGGGGATAAGTGATCAGTCTAGGGTAACTAAATATTAGTTGCTATTATGATGTAAGCCCAACATTAACACATCTCCAACAACGCCCCTTAACAGCCTTGCTCCTCTTTCCTATCATAAGGATCAAAACTAGAATTTAAAGAACATATATGACAAGGAGATAAAACTATTTTCAAAAAAGTAAATTACATAAGTCTGCTCAAGGCAAGGGATATAATCCAATCCTAGCCATGACACCCCTCAGCTAGTCAATCGACCCAAAAGAATAAAACTTGAATTAAAATCCATATCTCTATATTAGCAAGTGTAAGTCATAAAATGATGTATCACGTCGTCGATAACCATTTTCAAGTCCCGCCGAATGGCCGTGTCGCCAGAGAGCCCATATGGCCCTGAGACATGGCCCATACAGGTCACATTTATTTCAGGCATTGCAAAGACTGGAATATCACTGAGCCTTCTTGGTATCCTTCACAGACttgttttcccttctcctcttgaTAGCCTCCGGGGAGTATTCGGTGTCCAGAAGATAATCCCACCACCTGAAGCTGCTGGAATAATTTCCTACAAACTTCTCGTGGTGGAGATCATGGTGGTCTGCGCCAGCCCAGAAAGGGAGGAAGTGATGAAGACTCCATGGAAACTCATAGCCACTGTGCGCATCAATGGCCTGGAAAAGCCGCAAGACGATCCAGATGTACATCGTAAAAATATGCAGATCGCCGGTTACTGCACACCATAGAATTGGGCAACCAACAGTACCAAATCCAAGAATCATGACTTCAATTGGAGAAGCATATTCAGCTGCCATACCGAAAGGTGCGGAATATTGATGGTGAATCTTGTGGATGGCTTTATACAGTGGACCCCAATGGAGAGCACGGTGGGAAAAGTAATGCCACGTGTCTTCCAGGACAAAGAATATCGCTATTTGATAAGCCATGGTCCacaaagagggaaaaggtaCAGAGGTGGAGAGGCCGAAAAACTGGGCCATCGGGTGGAAAAGCCTAGAGCTGTTAGTAACGCCATCACAAATGGCCCATAGGAAGATCAAGTATTTCTCACCATATTTGTGGCAGCTCCACGGTAAAATGGCTGAGTAGCACAAATCTAGCACAATCCCATTGCTCTCGTAAGGATGGTATCTTGCTCTGTAACCCAATTAGAACCATGGCAAGTAAGCTTCGGTGATCCTGAGCCTCACGCTTTGTATCTTGTAGTTCTTGAACAAACCGAGAGTGTCTATAAAGATCCAAGGGAGGGAACGCCCGAAATATACAATTTCGTGCATTACAAAAGACATGATTCCAGTTGCAAGAACGTCATTTTGCATCCAGGCATACCATGCTGTCCATAGTCTTTCGACCACGTTCAGATGAGTATTGTATTTGGAGATTTCTTCAAACTGGCCCCAGTATGATTCTGGCGTAGACAGCAAGGTGGAATTCCTATGTCCTGTAAGAACTCATATATAGAACGGGTGGTACATCAAAAGCTGCTCACATTGTACAGGGACGCAGGCCGGCTTTTGCCCTTGGCACTTTTCTTCTCAACTCTCCTTCAATAAACCCTCGCTATCAGAGCGAGAATACGTAGACGACAGAGGTATGTGAGGTTAGAGAGTCGTGTTTATGCGATTGGCATATGGCCAATGTTATGAACGAGGATAAAAGCGTTGCAGCAACAATTAAGTAGTTGTTAAAGGAATGTTGCCTGTGAGAGGTTGGCTGGTATTTCAGGAACACTTGTGGAAGAAGCGCGCGACCAGGACAGCCGCTCCCGAGGTGGCGAGACCTTTTCCCCCTGGCCTTGGACCTTTCTGGCACCACTGGCTAGCCGACTGGGACCGATATTAGTTAGCTCCACTTGCTTGGAAACTAGTCTGTATTCCTTGGTAGATACGCTAGTTAGTATGTTCGctacttattattatctaattatattattattcctaCCCCTAGCAGCTAATCAAAGCGACCTCCTCACTGGACTGTATAGAGAATTTGCTTTGTAGATATTGGTGGACTGGATTAGATCTAGGCAGCACCCGGGTAGGTTAATGAGACATACTCTCCGCGCACTATATTAACACGTACATACACCTGCCCTTCTGAATGGAGGCAACTGGTTCGGGAGATTTCAGACAGGGGGCCAGGGGCCAGATTACTAAGCCATAACCAGTGGCCCGAGGACTACAAAAGCGAAGGGCGTGCTGAGCACAGCTTTCATATCACACAAATAAGTTATTACTTGTATTATAGTCACTGCCGTGTCCGGTGTTCATTGtacttttatatagatttccCAATATATTCAGCCCTCCGCAGATGGatgtttttttcttgattaGACTTATTTATCTCCTACCTCAAGCTTGACTCACTGTGAGTTCAATCGACTTACGATAGATGTAGTAGCAATTTAGGTAATGCTCAGAACACCGTGTTACCCTGCCATAATACACCAACTGATACATTTGATTATATCATCTGGTctgaagagagaagagagtaCATGATGCAAAGGGTGAAAGTGGGCTTGGTGTTTGCATGATTTGCTTGGTGCGCATGACGCCATTATTCTTAAACCCGAACTTCTTGATCAGTATTTCTTCTGGTTATTCCACTTATTTTTCATTGTTCGCCCTACTCTGCCGTTTGCTTCACCATTCGCAATGTATGCGATAAATAAGTAAGTTACTCAATTGTATTGTCAGCATGAGGGGAGTATTGACACTGTCACCGTAGGGCATACGGTCTGGATGCACATTTTGATAAACTGTGGCGGCAAATAAGCGATAATACCTATCCGAAGTCGCTAGACATCTACAAACACGCAAGCCAAGCAAAATACCCCATTGAGAATGTCGCGAAACTGGAGAAGCTCATGGACTCACTTTCCGTGACATCCAAGTCTCAACCGTTACTGCAGACGGAAAGGCTTTTGAAAATAATTGCCGAATACCCCGATGATGTGCTCAATGCTGATCCCACGCTGCCAGACGTGAATGTTTTCATGGCACACGTCGTAGACACTTCTTGGCTCGTAGCTGCTAAGGCTGCAGTCCAGACTCTCGGAGTTATACTGAATACGCTATCAGATGATGTACTCTCCCTCAATGACGAGATGCTCTATTGGGATAGTGTTTTGGAGTCCCCCTGGTCACTTGGGCTCTACATGCTCCAAATCTCGCCAGTAGTGCTTTGGAACAGATCCCGAAAAGTCTGGCACCATGCTAACTCCATGAACAATTCCCGGACGTCCGGTCAACCCAGCTGGATGCAATTTTACGAATCTGTTCGTCAGTGTGTCCTTCCCCAGAATTTGCATTTTTGGCGGGGAAGGATGTTATCACCACTCTCAACAGCGAAGTCAGATGTacggcagaagcagaagacatTGAGTTCATTGAAAGATATGAATGCTTATAGCATAGGGATCCTCATAAGAAACAGTTTCTCATGCGCAGTTGGCGACAATTTCACAGGCGACAATTCTACAGGTGACAATAACCATGGTATGTTCACTGAGAGCTGGCAGATCAACGTCCTTGAGAGTGTGGCCTTGATGAAATTGCTTCTCGAAGATGCTGAAAAGGGAAGTGTCCCGTGGAATCATGAAGAGCACATAAACATGGCGATCAATCAAGAAGTCACGTCGATGCGCATGCATTACTGCAGTGATCTATCATCTGAGGGTCCGAGATTTGTCATGAACCAATTGGGCTATATACTTGAACAGCTTCTACCGGCCTATGCCAAAGCTTCAGCCACCACAATCAACAACTCTGGACGCCCTCATTACCTAGTACGTTTTTGGCTACCTTTGACCCTTGCACTATTATCGACAAGTACATCACTGGAGCTGTTACGGAATAGGCGCCATGAGCTCTTGGAATGGGTTGCCAACTTCGGTTCAACCACTATCGAGTTTTGGAATAACTGGGTTGTAGACCCACTTCGCAGGCTTATCGGCACTATAAGACATGATGAAAAGAGTGAAATTGCATTGATGAGTAGAAACAGCTTGGAAGCCGATCGAGCGAGTTTGGAAAGAATGGTTGTGGACTTCGTTCTTGATCGTTGTGAACCGAACAAGAATGACTATGATGCTTTTGATACCCATGTCATTGCTGCTAAAGTTCGGGAAGGTGACTTGACACCAGTGCTGAAAGCATATGAAAATGACCTACGTAGTCCTTTTGTCGGGACCATCAAGGGTGATTTGGTGCGAGCACTTCTAATACAGATACAGAAAACAAAAGTAGATGTTGAAATTGCGATAGGGGGAATTGACGCTCTGTTGAAAAGCCAAGAGCTGGTTTTTGGGTACGACTTCCGGCCAAGAATACCAGAGTAGCCATTGACTTTCTATAGGTTTATTGGACTAACCCCAGGCTTAATGGTGTCATTTGCGACTCTTCGTTGGCTTTACGGCTTGCTGGGCAGTCGAAGGGGCTTCCGAATGGGTAAGCAGCAGGACGAACTGAGACATGCTCTCCGGTAAGTTCTGGCCTAGTCCCAAAGAACAATTCGATTTAGGCCTAATATATCGCTGTAGGATTGTACATCGGACTTTAACATCATCTGCCTCCACTCCTGGCAATGCGCTGGCATTTAGAGACTATGGTCTCCTCATATGCAACGCCGAAGTCCTACTCTCAAAGGCGCGGATCATACTGAAAGGCGCGGATCTCCGTTCATTCCAGGAAGACATCAATGAATTAGTCGAGCGGGATACGATTGACCGGCAACTAAAGGTTGTTGAACGAATGGGTTGGGTCTACTCAAAATGGATTTGATGCAATCCGTTATGCTCACTCTTTTGGtggaaaatatatttcatgCCTTTTGACTTTGGCGGCTGACAATATTCTCGACAAGTATTACTGTATTATCTCTTACATTCTGTCATAGACGTATTGTCGAACAATGATAGATATTGTGGTGGTCCAACCTACACCAAGCTTATGTACAAGGGAGCTCATTTCTACGCCTTGGTATATCTCGGACAATCCTAGTGTAAACAGGGTGAAATGACGTGTTCGATGTTAGTGACCATTTCAATACCCAAGGATATGATCAAGGCTACGGGGTATTGATGCTATATCTTCAAGTAATActtttgattttattattgtttTTATCTGTCGTGTTTGGAACATCTGACTGGAGCCACAAATGAACAGTAGCTGTCTTAAAGCGGTATAAAAGCTGATAGTTGAATACTTTCATCTGTGGGGTGCGCTTGGGTAGACCGGACGATACTAGGCGATTACACAAGTGCCCGGGATACTACTCCGAACATGTACTCACTGTACGTGCATATACTGCTGCCAGCTTCCTAATAAACCTTGGAAAGAAATCAGTTCCCAAAGATAAGTCGTGCTACTGTTGTCTATCGAATGAAATTATTCCCCCGGCAACTTTCCGAATTTGAACGTGTCCAACGTCGCCGATTCTTACTTCAACAAAAGGTCTCCGATACAACACCTGTCTTGTCCCGTCCCGTCCCCTGACCCCATTCTCCGGACCGGCTCCTGGTTCCGTGGAAGATCCTGAATCCAGCACCTGCCACTATTCGAAGACTTGAGTTCTCTTACAGTCGGTATTATTGACGGAGACAAGAAGACAAACCAAGTGAAGTGAAATTTTGATTCCAGCCAAACACAAACTTGTCGAGAAACCATAAGCGGAATCGGAAGGGAtaggagaaaagagagggggCACGCAAGACCAacagaggagaggggagaataACGTCAAACCCAACTAAGACGAATATCGAGTAGGGATTAGCACAACGCAGAACATAAACTCACTATCACGGCTTTCATCCCTCGTTCTCTGTATACCTCGAGTCTGCAACAACAAGATGGCTGGTACAAGGAACTACGACTTCCTGGTGAGTATTAATTAATGCCCCAAGAAATCAATAAGCTAAATATCGGTCTCTGTAGATCAAGTTACTGCTGATTGGTGACTCTGGGGTCGGAAAGTCATGCTGTCTATTGCGATTCAGTGAAGACTCGTTCACTCCGTCGTTCATTACTACCATCGGAATCGACTTCAAGATACGTACCATCGAGTTGGACGGTAAACGCGTAAAGCTCCAGATATGGGACACAGCTGGGCAAGAGCGATTTAGAACTATCACTACCGCATACTACAGAGGAGCTATGGGTATACTTCTTGTATACGACGTTACCGACGAAAGATCATTTCAAAGTGAGAAACGCTTTCCTTAAACCCGAGGTGGATCATGAGATAATATGATGCTAATGCCCAATCGCCTTACTTAGACATTCGCACTTGGTTCTCAAATGTTGAGCAACATGCGAGCGAAGGCGTTCACAAGATCCTTATTGGCAACAAATGTgattgggaagagaagagggctGTGTCAACTGAGCAAGGGCAGCAATTGGCCAATGAGCTGGGAATACCATTCCTTGAAGTATCAGCTaagaacaacatcaacatcgagAAAGCGTTTTATGATCTCGCATCCGATATCAAGAAAGGAATGGATACGTCGAAGTCCGAACAGGTCGGCTCCCAGGGCGTGAGCATAGACCAGCAAGGTTCCGGGTTGAACGGCAATGCGGGTGGGAAGTGCTGTTGATTTGTTAGTACACTCTCGTTTGGTCTTCGGGTTATCTCTTTCCATTATGACTCTATGTCTTTGCGTGTTACAGGTTTGTGTGCCATGGCTTCAATACATCATTATGTTCACGGTTCGAATAGATGCTGGGAAGCTAATTGGCTGATTCTGCTCCTAACCCATGTATGTTGATAATGAAGGCAGGGGCTTATGGTTTTCGTGAATGccttcattcttctctctGTTCTGTCTTGGGTCGTCATCCATTTACTGCGATTGAATTTTCCCAGGTGGCGTTTCTCTGTTGTATTCATTACTGTGCAAGTGAAATTAGGTATAGCATAAACAGTCTTTTGCAAGTGCGGTATACATCACCCGCCAGCATCTCCCAATAAACATGAGGAAACTTGGGGCATGTCCGTATCTGAATGGTTTTGGCAAAAGTTGACTGCAGCCGGAGACAAGTATGATGGTGGTCGTACTACAAATTGAAGATCGTCGAATAGGGAGAGCACCGAGGTATTGAGCATCACCACACTAGGAGTGTTGATAGCAAACGCGGGCCAGAAAAAAGATGTCCCTGGAGGATCATGGTCTGACCTAATCAAAGATGATGGTGTCTAAGCTACTTGGATAGGTAAAAGAAGAATGCATGAAGTTCGTTGGTAACGTGCACCTCTGTGAGAGTTAATCCTCTCTGTACGGTCTGAACACATCTCATTCAGTAACTTAATATAGCACTGACACTAGCACTGGCATTGCCATTCTCTCATTGTGCCGGAAAGAAGTTACTATCGAGTACTTGGAAACATTCGCGGCCGGTATAGTAGACCATGATGTTACTATTgtatcttctgctcctctcaAAGTGGGGCTGTGTGGATATCCATTTGAGATGGCCCATTATTTGTGAACGAGCACTTTACGGAGTACAGATTTTGTTCGGAACCCTGTTTTCTCCATCCTTTGTCTTTCTACCATCGTATGAATCAGTCAAGGATATCAGCAatagaaaagagggaaattTCCTGAAACTGTGTTGGTACTCCCTTTATCGGACTTTgataatctttcttttcgatcCCGCTTTTCTCATCCAGTATACGCGCTTAGCAGCCAGTTTACTTAACGCCTTTCTCGGATCACCTATCTGTAAGTCAAGGCAGTCAAAATTTCCCAACACGTCAAATTCATCGTTTCCGATGCCTAGGATTTGCTTACAAAAAGATCATTATGCAGGTCATGATACTGTAGAGAGGAGGTATACTCAGCTGCAGTAGTGGGAACGCGGGACACTAGGCGTTACTTTTGGAGGGGCCTTCAGCTACCGCTAAAAAAATGTCCGAGACTCGAGCCTTCACAGTTCGACCGCTgtcaaaacaaacaagaacTGATCATAGAGATGCCTTTCGCGTTTATctctcctcgtcgtccttgGCTTTTCTGAAGCTCAGAGCTGGAGATGTGTGCAGCATTAGTCTCGCCGACGGTCCATCGAGAACGGCAATAGCTTGGAACGCGACCGAGAACATTCAGAATACGGTTGTACAGACCTCAAGAACTCTTCAGGAATGTTATGGGTTCAAAATTGGGGAGAAGATTACAATATGCAAGGTCGATGGGCCCCTGAATAAGATCGACAAAGTCTCCATTATAGAGTGTTCAGATAGTGATAGGATTGCAAGATACGGCGCGATTCCACCCTCCGACATAATCCACTGGTCATGGTCCCTGGAGTTTCCTCTTCTGAAATGCGATGGCATTACTGTTGGCCTAGTATTTGAGGTAGAGCTTAGGGGCCAACGCCGGAGCTTCAGAGTGGCAGATATCTCAGGTGAAGATGGAAGTACTACCTGTACTCTCTTCAGGTTCGCTGAAACCAGCGAGATCATAATGGGCGAAGATCTTAAGAAACCTCTAGAGCGCGGAACCTCCAATATCCAAGTGCGGCCGACTGGGCTGGGAGGGATGGACCGGCAAATCGAGAGTATCAATGAAAGTCTTGCTGACTTTAACCCTGGTCTAGACAATCTAGTAATGCCTTCATTCTATGAACACAGTCGAGGCATTCTTCTTTATGGTCCGAAGGGAACAGGTAAGACGGCGCTTCTGGAACAGATTAAAGCAGCAGGGTGGAGGCAAACATTTCATATTGGGTCCTCAGCCTTCGGCCGCAATATTGGAGATGCCGAATCCAAGATGCGCAATATATTCCAAGAAGCAATGCGTTCTCAACCCAGTGCAATCCTGATTGACCAGGTGGAGTTCATTGCGCCTAGACGGACATCGCTCGATAGCCAGTCGTTGGCATCGGTTCTATGCGAATGCATCGACGCTACAAAGAATGCATTCGTTTTGATCGTGGCTGCAACCCGTCATCCGAatgatgtcgatgatgcCCTGAGGACACCGCATCGACTAGCAACTGAGATTGAACTGCATATTCCGACAGCACAGGATCGAGCCAAAATATTGCGTGCTATATGTggatccccatccccagcatTGAGCGATACCCTCATAGACTTGATAGCGGAGAAAACCCATGGTTACGTGGGTGCCGATCTCTTCGCTTTGCTTCAGTTGATTAGTCGCAAGGCACGGCAAAGACAGATGTTGGAACCTGAGCTTTGTTTTAGTGACAAACGCATACCTGCCGATAATGCTGTTGAAGGTCTGGCCACTCCTGAAACAGGCATAGCTATACATATCAAGGACGTTGATGTCCTATCAGCCCTACAGGAAACTCGACCTACTGCTATGCGGGAAGTGTTCTTGGAGACGCCCAAGGTCAGGTGGTCCGACATTGGTGGGCAGCACGAGATTAAGAGACGTTTGCAGAAAGCAGTGGAGCGTCCATTGAAGGTAAGCGCGCACCTTTAGATTGTGTTGTTGCAGTTCTGACAAGGCCAAGCATCCCGAGCGAATGAGGAGGCTTAATTTGACCAGCAAGAAAGGTGTACTTCTTTACGGGCCACCTGGATGCTCTAAGACGTTGACGGTGAAAGCATTGGCCACGGAAGCAGGGCTCAACTTCCTGGCAGTCAAGGGAGCCGAGATCCTAAGCATGTACGTCGGAGAATCTGAACGAGCATTAAGGGAAATCTTTCGAAAAGCTCGGTCTGCAAGGCCCAGCATCATATTCTTCGATGAGATAGACGCTATCGCCTCGAAACGTGGCACTTCATCACAAGGCGGGGTTAATGTTCTTACAACTCTTCTCAATGAAATGGATGGCATCGAGGAGCTTAAAAGTGTCCTAGTCATCGCCGCTACAAACAAACCTGAAGTGATAGACCCGGCGTTGATGCGCCCCGGTCGATTGGACAATATACTTTACATAGGACCTCCCGACTACGAGGCGCGGAAGGAGATTTTGGACATATGGTTCCGCAAATCCGTCATTAACCCGGAAGTTGAGGTGGACGTGTTGGCCATGAAAACTGACGGATATTCAGGGGCTGAGATCGTGAGCATATGTGAGACAGCCGGTGATGCTGCGTTggatgcagaagaggagaCCGGCGAAGCGCAAGATATCCGATGGGAGCATTTCGAGTATGCGCTTAAGCAGGTGAAGAGACAAATAacggctgctgttgttgaaGCGTACGAACAGTGGGGTGACTCTGTTGACATATGAGCACAATTGTCTCTATATAGAAACTATATAACGATGCGATCATTCCGACTTGGAAGTAATAAACCAATCTTCAAGCATGGAGCTGCTGTTAGTTGACTGAGTACCTTGTTTAACATGTGGGTTCTCTTATTCTTAGACGAAAAGGCAAGAAATTAAGACCGAGAAAGTAGaaacaagagaaaaagaaaaaggaaaacaggaaagaaagaaaattaatgATGTTTTAGCATTGGTTTTTGATGTGCAGGGGATTAGGATAACAAACATGGGACCCGCCTATCGTGCGGATAGCAAACCTACCTGGCTCTGACCTTCATACATGACACAACAAGCTGCCAATTACTCTGCAACTTCTGATCCGTCTTGGGCAACCCCACTCAAAACCAGACCTTCGTCGATGCGTCTCGCTCCCTTAATATCTCGCTTACCCAGACTTATTTCTTGCTACAATCTGTTCAGCTTGCCCTTGGTGGTTTCCTAGAAAGCTCCCTCCACCAAGTGGATCCTGTAGGATGCCAGAAGAATACACTCGGGGCCGCTCTCGTGGCCGTTTGCCATCCTCGGAATTTGATCGGGCCCCATCCTTGCAGCGTTCTTTGTCCCCTCGCTCAGAATCGAGATTCAACACCACACCCCGGAGGCGTTCTGTGGAGCGTGGTGCTGTTCGCCGCAATGGTCACCGTTCCAGAAGCTGGTCGCGGTCACCGTCGCACAACAGAGCGCTATCCCGTAGTCGAAGCCGAagtcgaagccgaagccgaagccgaagcgAAGCTCCCAGACGttacagaaagaaagacttcAGTCGGACCCCGAGTCCCTCTGCCGATGCTTCAAGAAGCTCAAAGGTCGGTTGCGCTCGCATCATCCTAGTCTGTAGGTTTATGCTAGAACTAACGGAAATCAAAGATAGTTATTGAAAAGTTGACCAAGAATGTTACCGAATCACATCTTCGGGAGATATTTGGTGGTTTTGGTGACATACAAAGTCTTGATCTTCCCATGAATAAAGCTTGTAAGTCCTATAGACTCATGCTTTCCTACATGCCCAGGCTGACGCTCTACTAGTCATGACAAACAGGGGCACTGCATACATACTCTACCACGATCCTGCGGATGCAGAGGCAGCCATCGCGCATATGCATGAAGCTCAGCTAGATGGTGCCATTTTGAATGTGTCGATTGTTCTTCCTAGGAGAGCTTTTTCTcgctcaccaccaccagttCAACATAGCAGAGCAAGCTTTGGCCGCCCAGGACATGGCCGCGGACCCCCGTCGGATAGTCGCGCTCCAAGGTCACCGCCACCGGCTAGGAAATATCGCCGTTCTCGGCATATGGAAAGACATGACATCTATAGGCCTCGCTCTCTGTCGCGCTCCAGGTCGCCACGCCGCTCTCGatccctttcttccaaaTCCCGTTCaacttcaccaccgccaaggcGGACACACTCGCGTATGGACAGCTCCCAACGTCGCCGTCGCCGTAGCCCGAGCTACAGCAGCTATGGCTATAGCAGTCGCAGCGATAGGGAACGGAGCGCGAGCCTAAGAAGAGACCATCATTAAAACCCAGGATTGTTTTACGATATGGTCTTGGTCTCATTTGATAGTCTATAGGATGTCACAATGAAGCTACTGTTCCTGGCGTCGTTCAACTACAGGGGACTGGcagagtgatgatggggtgCAGGCCGGTGGACTTCTACACTCGAATCAATTCGAAGCCTTGtcctataattaataatgtAAAGTTATCTTGTGCACGGGAGAAATTTAGGAAACCCAAGTCATCCACAATCTAGCTCCAGCAA harbors:
- the ERG25 gene encoding sterol desaturase family protein (COG:I;~EggNog:ENOG410PGFD;~InterPro:IPR006694;~PFAM:PF04116;~go_function: GO:0005506 - iron ion binding [Evidence IEA];~go_function: GO:0016491 - oxidoreductase activity [Evidence IEA];~go_process: GO:0008610 - lipid biosynthetic process [Evidence IEA];~go_process: GO:0055114 - oxidation-reduction process [Evidence IEA]), translating into MNSTLLSTPESYWGQFEEISKYNTHLNVVERLWTAWYAWMQNDVLATGIMSFVMHEIVYFGRSLPWIFIDTLGLFKNYKIQSSKIPSLREQWDCARFVLLSHFTVELPQIWLFHPMAQFFGLSTSVPFPSLWTMAYQIAIFFVLEDTWHYFSHRALHWGPLYKAIHKIHHQYSAPFGMAAEYASPIEVMILGFGTVGCPILWCAVTGDLHIFTMYIWIVLRLFQAIDAHSGYEFPWSLHHFLPFWAGADHHDLHHEKFVGNYSSSFRWWDYLLDTEYSPEAIKRRRENKSVKDTKKAQ
- the NCA2 gene encoding NCA2 family protein (BUSCO:EOG09260VCG;~COG:S;~EggNog:ENOG410PGGZ;~InterPro:IPR013946;~PFAM:PF08637;~TransMembrane:1 (o530-552i)), with the protein product MYAINKAYGLDAHFDKLWRQISDNTYPKSLDIYKHASQAKYPIENVAKLEKLMDSLSVTSKSQPLLQTERLLKIIAEYPDDVLNADPTLPDVNVFMAHVVDTSWLVAAKAAVQTLGVILNTLSDDVLSLNDEMLYWDSVLESPWSLGLYMLQISPVVLWNRSRKVWHHANSMNNSRTSGQPSWMQFYESVRQCVLPQNLHFWRGRMLSPLSTAKSDVRQKQKTLSSLKDMNAYSIGILIRNSFSCAVGDNFTGDNSTGDNNHGMFTESWQINVLESVALMKLLLEDAEKGSVPWNHEEHINMAINQEVTSMRMHYCSDLSSEGPRFVMNQLGYILEQLLPAYAKASATTINNSGRPHYLVRFWLPLTLALLSTSTSLELLRNRRHELLEWVANFGSTTIEFWNNWVVDPLRRLIGTIRHDEKSEIALMSRNSLEADRASLERMVVDFVLDRCEPNKNDYDAFDTHVIAAKVREGDLTPVLKAYENDLRSPFVGTIKGDLVRALLIQIQKTKVDVEIAIGGIDALLKSQELVFGFIGLTPGLMVSFATLRWLYGLLGSRRGFRMGKQQDELRHALRIVHRTLTSSASTPGNALAFRDYGLLICNAEVLLSKARIILKGADLRSFQEDINELVERDTIDRQLKVVERMGWVYSKWI
- the srgA gene encoding Rab family GTPase srgA (COG:U;~EggNog:ENOG410PFGW;~InterPro:IPR005225,IPR001806,IPR027417;~PFAM:PF00025,PF08477,PF00071;~go_function: GO:0003924 - GTPase activity [Evidence IEA];~go_function: GO:0005525 - GTP binding [Evidence IEA]); translated protein: MAGTRNYDFLIKLLLIGDSGVGKSCCLLRFSEDSFTPSFITTIGIDFKIRTIELDGKRVKLQIWDTAGQERFRTITTAYYRGAMGILLVYDVTDERSFQNIRTWFSNVEQHASEGVHKILIGNKCDWEEKRAVSTEQGQQLANELGIPFLEVSAKNNINIEKAFYDLASDIKKGMDTSKSEQVGSQGVSIDQQGSGLNGNAGGKCC
- the AFG2 gene encoding putative AAA family ATPase (COG:O;~EggNog:ENOG410PFJF;~InterPro:IPR041569,IPR003959,IPR027417,IPR003593, IPR003960;~PFAM:PF00004,PF17862,PF00308;~go_function: GO:0005524 - ATP binding [Evidence IEA];~go_function: GO:0016887 - ATPase activity [Evidence IEA]), with product MSETRAFTVRPLSKQTRTDHRDAFRVYLSSSSLAFLKLRAGDVCSISLADGPSRTAIAWNATENIQNTVVQTSRTLQECYGFKIGEKITICKVDGPLNKIDKVSIIECSDSDRIARYGAIPPSDIIHWSWSLEFPLLKCDGITVGLVFEVELRGQRRSFRVADISGEDGSTTCTLFRFAETSEIIMGEDLKKPLERGTSNIQVRPTGLGGMDRQIESINESLADFNPGLDNLVMPSFYEHSRGILLYGPKGTGKTALLEQIKAAGWRQTFHIGSSAFGRNIGDAESKMRNIFQEAMRSQPSAILIDQVEFIAPRRTSLDSQSLASVLCECIDATKNAFVLIVAATRHPNDVDDALRTPHRLATEIELHIPTAQDRAKILRAICGSPSPALSDTLIDLIAEKTHGYVGADLFALLQLISRKARQRQMLEPELCFSDKRIPADNAVEGLATPETGIAIHIKDVDVLSALQETRPTAMREVFLETPKVRWSDIGGQHEIKRRLQKAVERPLKHPERMRRLNLTSKKGVLLYGPPGCSKTLTVKALATEAGLNFLAVKGAEILSMYVGESERALREIFRKARSARPSIIFFDEIDAIASKRGTSSQGGVNVLTTLLNEMDGIEELKSVLVIAATNKPEVIDPALMRPGRLDNILYIGPPDYEARKEILDIWFRKSVINPEVEVDVLAMKTDGYSGAEIVSICETAGDAALDAEEETGEAQDIRWEHFEYALKQVKRQITAAVVEAYEQWGDSVDI
- a CDS encoding uncharacterized protein (COG:A;~EggNog:ENOG410PRD5;~InterPro:IPR000504,IPR012677,IPR034201,IPR035979;~PFAM:PF00076;~go_function: GO:0003676 - nucleic acid binding [Evidence IEA]), with product MPEEYTRGRSRGRLPSSEFDRAPSLQRSLSPRSESRFNTTPRRRSVERGAVRRNGHRSRSWSRSPSHNRALSRSRSRSRSRSRSRSEAPRRYRKKDFSRTPSPSADASRSSKIVIEKLTKNVTESHLREIFGGFGDIQSLDLPMNKAFMTNRGTAYILYHDPADAEAAIAHMHEAQLDGAILNVSIVLPRRAFSRSPPPVQHSRASFGRPGHGRGPPSDSRAPRSPPPARKYRRSRHMERHDIYRPRSLSRSRSPRRSRSLSSKSRSTSPPPRRTHSRMDSSQRRRRRSPSYSSYGYSSRSDRERSASLRRDHH